GTTGGTACGGATCCCAACAGTGACCTGGCGGTGATCAAGGTGGACCGTCCGTCCGACGCGCTGCCTCCGGTGACGATGGCTCCTGCGAATAACGTGAAAGTGGGACAATTGGCCATCGCCATCGGTAACCCCTACGGACTACAAGGATCGATGACGCTCGGAATCGTTTCGGCGCTAGGTCGATCGCTTCCGGTGGAAAGCTCATCCACCACACAAAGTTCGGGCTACACTATTCCCGGGATCATCCAGACGGACGCGCCCATCAACCCGGGGAACTCCGGCGGGATTCTGATCAACGACCAGGGTGAAGTCATCGGAGTGACATCGGCGATCATCTCACCGGTCGATGCATCTGCGGGTATCGGATTCGCGATTCCCGCCGCGATCGTGAGCAAGGTCGTTCCGGCTTTGATCGATACTGGCCAATATCAACATCCCTACATCGGCATCAGCGGTACGACGCTGTTTCCTGAGGTGGTTGATGCCATGAATCTGCCTGAAGGGCAGCTCGGGGCGCTGGTTATCAGCGTAACCTCCAATGGCCCAGCAGATAAAGCAGGCATAAAAGGAAGCGACAGTAGCACAACCATTAATGGTCAGGATTATCCTATCGGTGGTGACGTGATCACTGCCATCGACTCGTACCCCGTGAAGTCGTTCGATGACCTTGTCTCTTATCTGGCTATGAAAACCGATGTCGGCCAGACCGTCGAACTGTCCATCATCCGGGACGGTAAACCAATGACCGTGCAGGTCCAGCTGCAAGCACGCCCCACACAAGCGCAGCAAACAGCCCAACAAACCAACCCGATAGGAGCGTACCTCGGCATCCACGGCGTCTCGCTCAATTCGCAGATCGCCCAGGCGGCGAATTTACCCGCCTCGCTCAGCGGCGTACTGATCGAGCAGGTGGTGGCCGGCAGCCCTGCGGCTGATGCCGGTTTGGTCGGCGGCGGCGAAACTATCACAGTCGGAGGCCAGGAAATCACCATTGGCGGCGACGTTATCATGACGATCGACAATGTTGCGGTGGCGACGATTGAGGATCTTCAGGCGTTACTCGGGCAGATGAACCCGGATCAGCAGGTGACGCTTACGATCTTCCGCGCTGGGAATTCGATGCAAATCGATCTGACCCTTGGACAACCTCCAGCCTAGCGCTTTCAGGAAGGAGTGCGCGCCACCGTTTCATAAGTCCGGTGGTTGGGCATTGGTGAGCATGCCGACAGCATACATCAGCTCCGCCCGATCACCGGACTCAATTTATCAGCCCTTCTCGACATGCAGCTCACGCATCTGAAAGCGGAAGTACGATCCCGGTTTCCACCTCGCTTAAGATTTTCTTTATCCAATTTCTATCCAGCAATAAGGACGCAGACCCCTTCGAATTGTTACCATCAACATATATCGTGATGCGATTTTGATGCTCGTCATCTATCGGGGCCACGAGCCAATCGATAATCGAAATATTTTTTTGGCCAGTGAAAAGCTAAAAATTACGACGGAACTCTAACGCCATGGAGGAAAACGATGAAAGCAAACCCACTGATAAAAGTATCGCAAATCGGCCAGAGCATTTGGCTCGATTTCATTCGCCGCGGGATGATCGAATCTGGTGAACTGCGGCGTATGATCGAAGAAGACAGATTGAAGGGCGTCACTTCGAATCCTTCAATTTTTGATAAGGCCATTGCTGGAAGCCACGACTACGATGAAGCAATTCAAACCCTCACCTTGGAAGGTAAGGCCGTGCCCCAGATCTATGACGCTCTGACGATCGAGGACATCCGCCGGGCGGCCGACCTTTTCCGACCGATTTACGAAAAAACCGATGGGGTCGATGGTTATGTCAGCCTGGAGGTTTCTCCCCACCTGGCGAGAGACATGCAGGACACGGTGCTCGAAGCCCGTCGGCTTTGGGAAAGACTCGACCGGCCGAACGTCATGATCAAGGTTCCCGGCACGGCAGAGTGTCTCACGGCGATCCGGGAATTGATCCGGGAGGGCATCAACGTCAACGTCACCTTACTCTTCGATCTCGATCGTTACCGCCAGGTGATCAAAGCCTATCTGGCCGGCCTGGAGGATCGCCGAGATGCCGGATTGTCTCTCGGAAGAGTCGCTTCCGTGGCCAGTTTCTTCGTAAGCCGCATCGACGTGTTGGTCGACCCCATGCTTGAAAAGCAGGCGAACACAAAGGGCGAGAAAGCTGCGCTTGCCGAAGAACTTCATGGACAGATTGCGGTCGCCAGCGCAAAAGTCGCTTATCAAATATGGAAAGAGGCTTTCCACGCATCCGAATTCCGGGCGCTGCGCGAATTGGGGGCCAAGCCGCAACGCTTGCTCTGGGCCAGCACGAGCACCAAGAACCCCAATTACAGCGATGTGAAATATGTGGAAGCGCTGCTCGGCCCACACACAGTCAACACGGTGCCCCTTTCCACGTTGAACGCCTATCGTGATCACGGCGATCCGAAATCGCGCCTCGAAGAGGACGTCGACGCTGCGGACCACAAATTGGATCGGCTGGAAGAAGTCGGCATCGACCTGCATGCAGTGACAGAGCAGCTCGAAGAAGAAGGCATCGAAAAGTTCATCAAACCGTACGACCAGTTGATGAAAACGCTGGAGGAAAAACGCAAGTCTGCGTTGTCCGAACCGTTGGACCGACAGACCATCCACAGCGGATCTTCACAGGCTGATATTCAGAAGTGGATGGATCGTTTGGAAAAACAAGATTTTCCTCGACGCCTGTGGCGTAAAGACGCCGTACTATGGAGCGATGACCTTGAAGAACAGAAACAGATCAAGAATGCCCTCGGGTGGCTGCACGTCGCCGAACAAATGGAAAATCAACTCGACCAATTGCATGCCTTCTACGATGAAATTGTCGGGGAAGGCTTCCGGCACGTCTTGCACATCGGCATGGGTGGAAGCAGCCTCGCCCCCTCCGTGTTTCAACATGTCTTCAGCACCAACGGCCACGGTCTTCCGTTGACGGTTTTGGATTCGACCGTTCCGGCCACCATCCTCAAGCTGCAGCAGACGCTTCCCCTCGAGGACACGCTCGTCATTATCGCCAGTAAATCGGGCAAAACCACCGAGACCCTCTCCCTGGGAGACTACTTCTTCCATTTGATCTCCAATCTAAAAGGGCCCAGGGCGGTGGATAACTTCGTCGTCATTACCGATCCGGGCACCCAACTGGCCGAGCTCGCAAAGTCGAAGGGCTACCGCCGCATCTTCCTCAATTATCCTGACATCGGCGGTCGATACTCGGCGCTTTCTTTCTTCGGCATGCTTCCGGCCGTTCTACACGGCATTGACGTGGATCAACTCCTGCAGCGCGCCCTGCGGATGCGGCATGCCTGCGACGCATGTGTTCCCCTGGCAGAAAATCCGGGAATCGCTCTCGGTGCTGTGCTGGGTGAAGCTGGGCGCATGGGCCGGGACAAAGTGACTTTCATCACCGATCCTCGCCTTGAGAGCTTCGCCATGTGGTTGGAACAGCTGCTCGCCGAAAGCACCGGTAAAGACGGTACGGGATTGATCCCCGTGGCCGGAGAACCAATCGGTACGCCGGAAGATTACGGCGAAGACCGCTTGTTCGTCGTCATTCAACTGCGAGACCAACCGTTGGCAGACGACGAGAACGTGGAAGCCCTGCGTAAAGCCGGGAACCCGGTCCTGAGTATTACCCTGGACGACCCACTCGACCTCGGCCAGGAATTCTTCCGCTGGGAAATCGCCACGGCAGTCGCCGGATCGATCTTGAACATCAACCCCTTCGACCAACCCAATGTCCAGGAGAGCAAGGATAACACCGCCCGACTACTCGCGCAGCTCGAAAAGGAAGGCAGCCTGCCCGCAGAAGGGCCGAAATTCATAGCGGATGGATTAACCGTCTACTCGAGCGAGGCAGAGACCACGCTGGATCAAGCCTTGAGCGACTTCTTTGCCCACAAAAAGACCGGTGCTTACTTCGCAATCATGGCCTACCTGGAAGAGCGCTCTGTGACCGATCAGCTGCTGCAGTCGATCCGCCGCACCGTGCGCGATCGACTGTCCATTGCGACTACAGTCGGCTACGGACCTCGTTTTCTCCATTCGACCGGGCAGCTGCATAAAGGCGGTCCGAAAACCGGATTGTTCCTGCAATTAACCACAGACGACGATGTCGATCCCGAGATTCCCGACGCGGAATACACCTTCGGCATGTTGAAACATGCCGAGTCACTGGGCGACCTCCAATCCCTGCAGCGACGTGAACTCCCCATCCTGCACATCCATCTCGACGGCAGTATATGCAGGAGTCTGTCGACGATAGAAGAGCACTTGAAGGGAATACTATGAGTGCCAGTTTTGTTCATCCAACGCGGACGGTTCACCTTCACGCTAAAAATCGAGAGGCTGGATCTCGGCCATCGATCTGCGGCTTTATTGTATCCGGCAGCCAGACATCGCCCTGGATCATTTGCCGTGAGAAGGGAAACAGCCGCTCTGCTTCTCGGTTGCAGAAGGTGACTCCATGCTGAGTGATTCGCTGCCCACGGTACTCTTTCTCGACATTGGAAACGTGCTGCTTACGAACGGTTGGGACCAAAATCTTCGCCGGCAGACGGCTGATAAATTTGGCATTCAAATCGATGAACTAAATGAGCGGCACCACTTAACCTACGACACCTACGAAGAGGGCAAGCTCAGTCTGGATGCCTATCTCGATCGCGTCGTCTTTTACAAGAAACGCAGGTTCACGAAGGAGGAGTTCAAAGAATACATCCTCGGCCAGACCCGGTCTTTTCCGAAGATGATTGAGTTAATACAAGAACTCAAACAGCGCTACAAGTTGAGAATCGGGGCCATCAGCAACGAAGGCCGCGAGTTGATGAAATACCGCATCGAGAAGTTCAAACTGGAACAGTTCATGGATTTCTTCATCGGCTCATGTTTCGTCCACATCCGCAAGCCGGACCTTGATATCTACCGCCTGGCGCTCGATGTGGCGCAGGTCGACCCGCACAACGTTGTCTATATCGACGATCGGGCGATGTTCGTGGATGTTGCGCGGTCAGTGGAGATTCGCGGCATCGTACACAACGGCTATGCCTCAACGAAGACCGCACTCGCCGAAATGGGACTCGTTGTCGAAGGTTAGGTACAACAGAGATTTATATTTCTGAACCTGGAATAAGTTGTTTGAGGCTCGACCAAACAGATGTTCAGGCGAGTCGCGTAGAAGGAATCTAAATATGAAAAACCTGGTGGATATCGGCATGATCGGTTTGGGCACCATGGGACGCAATCTGGTGCTCAATGTCGCCGATTATGGCCATAGCGTTGTTGGCCACGATCGCAATC
The sequence above is drawn from the Anaerolineales bacterium genome and encodes:
- a CDS encoding trypsin-like peptidase domain-containing protein, whose translation is MKSNNIRFRTAVLFSAVILASVMVTGCAVTTPTAALSTPTSTPEVNTPSVTTSGALTSLEGSLEDIYTQLSPSVVNISVIQDTTSTSLFGFQSQQQQEATGSGFIWDRNGYIVTNNHVVENSHDIRVTFSDGAIVSAEVVGTDPNSDLAVIKVDRPSDALPPVTMAPANNVKVGQLAIAIGNPYGLQGSMTLGIVSALGRSLPVESSSTTQSSGYTIPGIIQTDAPINPGNSGGILINDQGEVIGVTSAIISPVDASAGIGFAIPAAIVSKVVPALIDTGQYQHPYIGISGTTLFPEVVDAMNLPEGQLGALVISVTSNGPADKAGIKGSDSSTTINGQDYPIGGDVITAIDSYPVKSFDDLVSYLAMKTDVGQTVELSIIRDGKPMTVQVQLQARPTQAQQTAQQTNPIGAYLGIHGVSLNSQIAQAANLPASLSGVLIEQVVAGSPAADAGLVGGGETITVGGQEITIGGDVIMTIDNVAVATIEDLQALLGQMNPDQQVTLTIFRAGNSMQIDLTLGQPPA
- a CDS encoding bifunctional transaldolase/phosoglucose isomerase, which produces MKANPLIKVSQIGQSIWLDFIRRGMIESGELRRMIEEDRLKGVTSNPSIFDKAIAGSHDYDEAIQTLTLEGKAVPQIYDALTIEDIRRAADLFRPIYEKTDGVDGYVSLEVSPHLARDMQDTVLEARRLWERLDRPNVMIKVPGTAECLTAIRELIREGINVNVTLLFDLDRYRQVIKAYLAGLEDRRDAGLSLGRVASVASFFVSRIDVLVDPMLEKQANTKGEKAALAEELHGQIAVASAKVAYQIWKEAFHASEFRALRELGAKPQRLLWASTSTKNPNYSDVKYVEALLGPHTVNTVPLSTLNAYRDHGDPKSRLEEDVDAADHKLDRLEEVGIDLHAVTEQLEEEGIEKFIKPYDQLMKTLEEKRKSALSEPLDRQTIHSGSSQADIQKWMDRLEKQDFPRRLWRKDAVLWSDDLEEQKQIKNALGWLHVAEQMENQLDQLHAFYDEIVGEGFRHVLHIGMGGSSLAPSVFQHVFSTNGHGLPLTVLDSTVPATILKLQQTLPLEDTLVIIASKSGKTTETLSLGDYFFHLISNLKGPRAVDNFVVITDPGTQLAELAKSKGYRRIFLNYPDIGGRYSALSFFGMLPAVLHGIDVDQLLQRALRMRHACDACVPLAENPGIALGAVLGEAGRMGRDKVTFITDPRLESFAMWLEQLLAESTGKDGTGLIPVAGEPIGTPEDYGEDRLFVVIQLRDQPLADDENVEALRKAGNPVLSITLDDPLDLGQEFFRWEIATAVAGSILNINPFDQPNVQESKDNTARLLAQLEKEGSLPAEGPKFIADGLTVYSSEAETTLDQALSDFFAHKKTGAYFAIMAYLEERSVTDQLLQSIRRTVRDRLSIATTVGYGPRFLHSTGQLHKGGPKTGLFLQLTTDDDVDPEIPDAEYTFGMLKHAESLGDLQSLQRRELPILHIHLDGSICRSLSTIEEHLKGIL
- a CDS encoding HAD family phosphatase, which translates into the protein MLSDSLPTVLFLDIGNVLLTNGWDQNLRRQTADKFGIQIDELNERHHLTYDTYEEGKLSLDAYLDRVVFYKKRRFTKEEFKEYILGQTRSFPKMIELIQELKQRYKLRIGAISNEGRELMKYRIEKFKLEQFMDFFIGSCFVHIRKPDLDIYRLALDVAQVDPHNVVYIDDRAMFVDVARSVEIRGIVHNGYASTKTALAEMGLVVEG